In Paenibacillus sp. FSL R7-0345, a single window of DNA contains:
- a CDS encoding dynamin family protein, which produces MEAMKELMSAYQEIASYLGDENSLYMLEDLAARQKSGEFYLPVIGQYSAGKSKLINTLLGMNHLPTRGTETTAFPTFIAYGEEEYAFVEYRDGSILPISPEDLEAYRHTGNAIGDIKALHLKIRHSLLEQGLVIVDTPGFNTLVRSHEEVTLSVIPQAQFLIYVMGKPLTDYDTQLLRNIGSMGIELIFVRTKLDEVKRSEESLEEVLQVESARMQSFLERKRPFFAITSDSELLKQAEWKRRIEAVQEYISGQMNPRLQDLWKQSLNGRLLRLGRDFMNNLRERELLLKSAGQVDAGRLQEQLVYLEQQMAVMNTSHSASSLQIQSELAAYQWKIRSSANEWKDACALKFQQEIERQSDINNMQKQALTIANRQIELHMQQIQLMLTGYLQQMTEQGFKGAQHRIEALSQQLENNLKLEIPFELSLPDAERLYQTRHYVMDQLQEELEALAELLQRSDAELSEYNLSKENIQEMLQEMVLRTSEARNEVEGIGAYAPQMKWVEGDERASEFMGQMGNLADWLTMFIPAKGAVTVAAKAEKIGKVTQLVQKFNGSAKVLQAATKTAEAASKGTELLKSLDKAVDMIGKARGVQEIIRQKIPKEQSGLLDAITLEYWFSKAGSLFDTPAHYELDKVAEAAYLNRKRELEHRQQQAVQKELNQLEELQLIRRKEERVQKEKELLLKNHKSLERQLEMERDKANREAASLYARQLGGLFEEELSKVHDLLLNQLDQAYHQQVQAIVISATFESRQRVESVQSHLQQLLDEKQRYAMGQEQSVVQVQKYLEWLEATAAEMGDPV; this is translated from the coding sequence ATGGAAGCCATGAAAGAATTAATGTCAGCCTATCAGGAAATCGCCTCCTATCTGGGAGATGAGAACAGCCTCTATATGCTTGAAGATTTGGCCGCCAGACAGAAGTCCGGTGAGTTTTATCTGCCTGTCATCGGACAATACTCGGCTGGAAAGTCCAAATTGATTAATACCCTGCTTGGTATGAATCATTTGCCTACCCGGGGAACAGAAACGACTGCCTTTCCTACATTTATTGCGTACGGAGAGGAGGAATATGCTTTCGTAGAGTACAGGGACGGCTCCATTTTACCCATATCTCCTGAAGATCTGGAAGCTTACCGGCACACAGGTAATGCTATAGGTGATATAAAGGCGCTTCATTTAAAGATTCGCCATTCTTTACTGGAGCAGGGTTTAGTCATTGTCGACACACCGGGATTTAATACACTGGTCCGCTCACATGAAGAAGTGACGCTTTCGGTAATTCCGCAAGCCCAATTTCTTATTTATGTCATGGGCAAACCGCTGACGGATTATGATACGCAGTTACTCCGTAATATCGGATCGATGGGTATTGAGCTGATCTTTGTGAGAACGAAGCTTGATGAGGTCAAACGCTCGGAGGAGTCACTTGAGGAGGTGCTTCAGGTGGAAAGTGCCAGAATGCAGTCCTTTTTGGAGCGGAAACGTCCTTTTTTTGCAATAACCAGTGATAGTGAGCTGCTTAAACAGGCAGAATGGAAGCGCCGGATCGAAGCTGTACAGGAATATATCTCTGGTCAAATGAATCCCCGCTTGCAGGATTTATGGAAACAGAGCCTGAATGGACGGCTTCTCAGGTTAGGCAGGGATTTCATGAACAATCTGAGAGAGCGGGAGCTACTGCTGAAATCTGCGGGTCAGGTGGACGCAGGCCGGCTGCAAGAGCAGCTGGTATACCTGGAACAGCAAATGGCCGTGATGAATACATCGCATTCCGCGAGCAGTCTGCAGATACAATCTGAGCTTGCCGCTTATCAGTGGAAGATCAGAAGTTCGGCCAATGAATGGAAGGATGCCTGTGCCTTGAAATTCCAGCAGGAAATTGAAAGACAGTCCGATATCAACAATATGCAGAAACAGGCTCTAACCATCGCTAACCGGCAGATTGAACTGCACATGCAGCAGATTCAATTGATGCTTACCGGCTATCTGCAGCAGATGACTGAACAAGGCTTTAAGGGAGCACAGCACCGGATTGAGGCCCTATCACAGCAGCTGGAGAATAACCTGAAGCTGGAGATTCCGTTTGAGCTGAGTCTTCCGGATGCGGAGCGGCTCTACCAGACCCGGCATTATGTAATGGATCAGCTGCAGGAGGAGCTCGAGGCATTAGCTGAATTGCTGCAGCGAAGTGACGCCGAGCTGAGTGAATACAATCTCAGCAAAGAGAACATTCAGGAGATGCTGCAGGAGATGGTGCTGCGGACCTCTGAGGCCAGAAATGAAGTGGAGGGTATCGGAGCCTATGCCCCTCAGATGAAATGGGTAGAAGGAGATGAACGCGCTTCAGAGTTCATGGGGCAGATGGGCAATCTTGCCGACTGGCTGACTATGTTTATTCCCGCCAAAGGGGCTGTAACCGTTGCCGCCAAAGCGGAGAAGATCGGCAAGGTTACCCAGCTTGTCCAGAAATTTAATGGTTCAGCCAAGGTTCTGCAAGCTGCAACGAAGACAGCGGAAGCAGCTTCTAAAGGGACTGAGCTGCTCAAAAGTCTGGATAAAGCTGTCGATATGATAGGCAAGGCCCGGGGAGTCCAGGAGATCATCCGGCAGAAAATTCCTAAGGAGCAATCAGGTCTGCTGGATGCGATTACGCTGGAGTACTGGTTCAGTAAAGCTGGCTCCCTCTTTGACACTCCGGCACATTATGAACTGGATAAAGTGGCGGAAGCTGCTTACCTGAACCGGAAGCGTGAACTAGAGCATCGCCAGCAGCAGGCTGTTCAAAAGGAATTGAATCAGCTGGAGGAGCTGCAGCTGATTCGCCGCAAAGAGGAGCGGGTCCAGAAGGAGAAAGAGCTGTTGCTCAAGAATCACAAATCGCTTGAACGGCAGCTGGAGATGGAGCGGGACAAAGCGAACAGAGAGGCAGCGTCGTTGTATGCCCGTCAATTGGGCGGACTTTTTGAAGAAGAGCTGTCCAAGGTCCATGACCTGCTATTAAACCAGCTTGATCAGGCCTATCATCAGCAGGTGCAGGCCATTGTAATCTCGGCTACATTTGAGAGCAGGCAACGCGTGGAGTCAGTGCAGAGTCATTTGCAGCAGCTGCTGGACGAGAAGCAGCGTTATGCCATGGGGCAGGAACAGTCAGTGGTTCAAGTACAGAAGTATCTGGAATGGCTGGAGGCAACTGCGGCAGAAATGGGTGATCCGGTATGA
- a CDS encoding aldolase has protein sequence MASTVQGLAYQAFGLQIFSEFPLPELPLAEEPGLNGSVAVIRGELAARWEAIPKITPSVGVLGREVMFEVKGKAVFSVQDGIRITVDPAAGADMDSVRLYILGSCMGVLLMQKQILPLHGSALVLNNRAYALVGQSGAGKSTLASYLMEQGHLMLSDDVIPVIVQDGQPFAVPGYPQQKLWQQSLDYMGMNSSGYRPLFERETKFAVPVHDRFQKEPLPLAGIFELAVSAENGPVTVEPINGMERFHTLYNHTYQKAMIDRTGIREWHFGMLASFMNRLPVYRITRPQQGFSAPQQSALIYDTIKPKTEEG, from the coding sequence ATGGCAAGCACAGTCCAAGGTCTGGCGTATCAAGCTTTCGGCCTGCAGATATTCAGCGAATTTCCTTTACCGGAGCTTCCTTTGGCAGAGGAGCCGGGATTAAACGGCAGCGTGGCAGTCATCCGGGGAGAGCTTGCAGCGCGCTGGGAGGCCATTCCCAAGATTACTCCGAGCGTTGGTGTTCTGGGAAGAGAGGTCATGTTCGAGGTGAAGGGTAAGGCAGTCTTTTCCGTTCAGGACGGGATCCGGATTACGGTCGATCCTGCAGCGGGAGCCGATATGGACAGTGTCCGGCTGTACATCCTGGGGAGCTGCATGGGAGTTCTGCTCATGCAAAAACAGATCTTGCCGCTGCACGGCAGTGCACTTGTCCTTAATAACCGGGCTTATGCGCTTGTCGGCCAATCCGGAGCGGGCAAATCTACGCTTGCCTCCTACTTGATGGAGCAGGGTCATCTGATGCTCAGTGACGACGTTATTCCCGTTATCGTGCAGGACGGCCAGCCGTTTGCAGTTCCAGGCTATCCCCAGCAGAAGCTGTGGCAGCAGAGTCTGGACTATATGGGAATGAATTCGTCCGGCTACCGCCCGCTGTTTGAGCGGGAGACCAAATTTGCTGTTCCGGTGCATGACCGTTTTCAAAAGGAACCGCTGCCGCTTGCCGGTATTTTCGAGCTGGCGGTATCTGCTGAGAACGGGCCTGTAACCGTAGAGCCAATAAACGGAATGGAAAGGTTCCACACCTTATACAATCACACCTATCAGAAGGCGATGATTGACCGGACCGGTATCCGGGAATGGCATTTCGGCATGCTGGCTTCCTTTATGAACAGACTGCCGGTCTACCGGATCACCCGGCCGCAGCAGGGGTTTAGCGCTCCGCAGCAGAGTGCGCTGATTTACGACACGATTAAACCAAAGACAGAGGAGGGTTAA
- a CDS encoding ABC transporter ATP-binding protein, whose amino-acid sequence MQAIIYYVRQLQQLSGVKLYLNLLGMVISGLLESSAILLLVPMLGMAGLQLGGAGAGAAFNLPMLGFISELPQTTALMLVLGSYIGIVLCQNLIARFVAVRNVEIQQTYGRQLRYEVYSALLRAEWSFFLKKRTSDLVNLMTTEIARVLAGISCFLQFLTSLLFTLVQITFAFWLSPQMTLAVIVCAVLLSLFSRRFIRKAKKLGSRSTQLGKTYLAGITDQLNGIKDIKSNNLEQSRLEWLHGFTGEVKNEQLEYTRLRSNSQLLYKMSSTLLIALFIFVSFRFLHVEGPNLLLVILVFARLWPTFSSLQSLMEQLASVLPSFKQLKEMEEACLQAAEEGPAAGNGKTPAPMVLKEGLEARDVHFRYDPQKPEYSMQAVNVTIPANRMTAIVGRSGAGKSTLVDLLMGLMQPESGVILADGAPITGDRLLSYRRSIGYVAQDPFLYNATIRDNLTMIKPDASEEELWEALEFASSAEFVRRLPEGLDTLIGDRGIRLSGGERQRLVLARAIIRKPSILVLDEATSALDTENEQKIQEALDRLKHSVTLIVIAHRLSTIRGADQILVIDQGRVIQQGVYGRLASETGGMFSRLLSSQEAM is encoded by the coding sequence ATGCAAGCTATTATCTATTATGTCCGGCAGCTTCAGCAGCTGTCCGGAGTCAAGCTGTATTTGAATTTGCTCGGCATGGTCATCAGCGGCCTGCTGGAGAGCTCGGCTATTCTGCTGCTGGTGCCGATGCTCGGGATGGCCGGACTGCAGCTTGGCGGGGCAGGAGCGGGAGCCGCTTTTAATCTTCCTATGCTCGGCTTTATATCAGAGCTGCCGCAGACAACGGCGCTTATGCTGGTGCTGGGCTCCTATATCGGCATTGTCCTCTGCCAGAATCTGATCGCACGTTTTGTGGCGGTCCGCAATGTGGAGATTCAGCAGACCTACGGCCGGCAGCTGCGATATGAAGTATACAGTGCCCTGCTGCGGGCAGAGTGGTCTTTTTTTCTGAAAAAAAGAACCTCCGACCTCGTTAATCTCATGACTACAGAAATCGCCCGGGTGCTTGCAGGTATCAGCTGCTTCCTGCAGTTTCTTACCTCGCTGCTGTTCACGCTGGTGCAGATCACCTTTGCCTTCTGGCTGTCGCCGCAGATGACGCTCGCTGTGATTGTCTGTGCGGTCCTGCTGTCTTTGTTCTCGCGCAGATTTATCCGTAAAGCCAAAAAATTGGGCAGCCGCAGCACCCAGCTCGGCAAAACATACCTTGCCGGTATCACCGACCAGCTGAACGGAATTAAGGACATTAAGAGCAATAATCTGGAGCAGTCGCGGCTGGAATGGCTGCACGGATTTACTGGTGAGGTAAAAAATGAACAGCTGGAGTATACCCGTCTGCGTTCGAATTCCCAGCTGCTCTACAAAATGTCCTCGACTCTGCTGATTGCCCTCTTTATCTTCGTTTCCTTCCGGTTCCTTCATGTGGAGGGTCCGAATCTGCTGCTGGTTATATTGGTGTTCGCCAGACTGTGGCCGACCTTCTCCTCTTTGCAATCCTTGATGGAACAGCTTGCTTCTGTTCTTCCTTCCTTTAAGCAGCTTAAGGAAATGGAAGAGGCATGCCTGCAGGCTGCGGAAGAAGGCCCGGCGGCAGGAAACGGGAAGACGCCTGCACCTATGGTGCTCAAGGAAGGCCTGGAAGCGCGTGATGTCCATTTCCGCTATGATCCGCAGAAGCCTGAATATTCGATGCAGGCTGTGAATGTTACGATTCCGGCTAACCGCATGACGGCCATAGTCGGACGCTCCGGTGCAGGCAAAAGCACACTCGTTGACCTGCTTATGGGTCTGATGCAGCCTGAGTCAGGGGTTATTCTGGCTGATGGTGCACCGATTACGGGAGACAGGCTGCTATCCTACCGCCGCTCTATCGGCTATGTAGCCCAGGACCCGTTTCTCTATAACGCTACGATCCGCGATAATCTGACGATGATCAAGCCGGACGCCAGTGAAGAAGAGCTGTGGGAAGCGCTGGAGTTCGCCTCCTCAGCCGAGTTCGTGCGCAGGCTGCCTGAAGGGCTGGATACGCTGATCGGCGACCGCGGCATCCGCTTGTCCGGCGGCGAACGGCAGCGGCTGGTACTGGCCCGGGCGATCATCCGCAAGCCGTCGATCCTGGTGCTGGACGAAGCGACGAGTGCGCTCGATACCGAGAATGAGCAGAAGATCCAGGAGGCACTGGACCGGCTGAAACACTCGGTCACGCTGATTGTCATTGCCCACCGCCTGTCCACCATTCGCGGGGCTGATCAGATCCTGGTGATTGACCAGGGCCGGGTCATTCAGCAGGGTGTATACGGCAGGCTCGCCTCGGAAACAGGCGGCATGTTCAGCCGGCTGCTCAGCAGCCAGGAAGCTATGTAG
- a CDS encoding SprT family zinc-dependent metalloprotease, which yields MQIQIGDQTLKLNIQYSKRKKISLQIDGAGRLNVKAPKGTADEVILSAVQGHSALITEQLRSLEAARQVPQPKKYQEEGSFLYLGKEYPLHKLIAVGEQDAETLKLELKKFYFNSLKKVIAGRMPEYQNQLKVKPKSFEIVESRTKWGSCSADKKLTFNYRLAMAPPEVIDYVIIHELCHLLHMNHDRSFWRRLGSIMPDYKEKEAFLARFGGFMTL from the coding sequence ATGCAGATTCAAATCGGAGACCAGACCCTGAAGCTGAACATTCAGTACAGCAAACGAAAAAAAATATCCCTTCAGATAGATGGGGCCGGCCGGCTTAATGTAAAGGCGCCAAAAGGCACGGCTGATGAGGTGATCCTCAGCGCAGTCCAAGGCCATAGTGCCCTGATCACAGAGCAACTTCGCAGCCTGGAGGCAGCCAGACAGGTTCCGCAGCCGAAGAAGTACCAGGAGGAGGGAAGCTTCCTCTATTTAGGCAAGGAGTATCCGCTGCATAAGCTGATTGCAGTTGGGGAGCAGGATGCGGAGACGCTGAAGCTGGAGCTTAAGAAGTTCTATTTTAACAGTCTGAAAAAAGTGATTGCCGGACGGATGCCGGAGTACCAGAACCAGCTGAAGGTAAAGCCGAAGTCGTTCGAGATCGTGGAGTCCCGCACCAAATGGGGGAGCTGCAGCGCGGACAAGAAGCTGACCTTCAACTACCGGCTGGCCATGGCCCCGCCCGAGGTGATTGATTATGTAATCATTCATGAGCTGTGCCATCTGCTGCATATGAATCATGACCGCTCGTTCTGGCGGCGGCTCGGCAGCATTATGCCGGACTATAAGGAGAAGGAAGCATTCCTTGCCCGTTTCGGCGGGTTTATGACGCTGTAA
- a CDS encoding asparagine synthase-related protein has protein sequence MSAIAGIYHLQQHSLNPEWGVSLMKELNRYPADDARGWQNRDIFLGCHSQWITPQSVNEQLPYYDPERRLAITADAIIDNRSELFGLLRVPHEDREAIPDSLLILLAYEKWGEETPAHLIGDFAFMIWDERQHKLFGARDFSGNRTLYFHQSGTHFAFCTVIHPLLSLPGAGQRLNEQWVAEFLAIQDRVDAADCFLTVYDSVGQLPPAHSVSITGGNIVFSRYLTIQAPPKLRLGSNWEYEEAFREVFGRAVKDRLRTYRAAGANLSGGLDSGSVVSFAAEELRRRGQPLHTFSSYPVDGFTGFKLGNRVADERPYIQETIDYVGNIQPTLLNFPERNSYNDIDDWLGIMEMPYKFIENSYWLKGIYEQAQQQDIGILLSGQRGNWSVSWGPALDYQAKLLREFRLLSFYREHKGYNQSMQANRRLVMKIVGRKAFPEIRGLLSRRQSQEELPELINPGFAKRTEVYERLERFNIAGDPSAQSIYDFRKRHFEQPHIWNVNGTVATKLSLKYRVWDRDPTNDLRVIRFCLSVPEEQYVQKGVDRSLIRRAMAGRLPDNVRLNRKRRGVQGADGIQRMLPEWGAFLGELREMTRDPQAAVYLNSPGLAGCLDRLGSEPEPHLIFNTDFRLLARGLVFYRFLKRLS, from the coding sequence ATGAGTGCGATCGCTGGTATCTATCATCTGCAGCAGCATAGTCTGAACCCGGAATGGGGCGTGAGCCTGATGAAGGAGCTTAACCGTTACCCGGCAGATGATGCGAGAGGCTGGCAGAACCGGGATATCTTTCTCGGATGCCATTCACAGTGGATCACTCCGCAATCGGTAAATGAACAGTTGCCATACTATGATCCTGAGCGGAGGCTTGCTATTACGGCTGATGCGATCATCGACAATAGAAGTGAACTGTTTGGTTTGCTGCGTGTCCCTCATGAGGACCGGGAAGCTATTCCGGATAGCCTGCTAATCCTGCTTGCCTATGAGAAATGGGGCGAAGAAACGCCTGCACATCTGATTGGCGATTTTGCCTTCATGATCTGGGATGAACGGCAGCATAAGCTGTTTGGCGCAAGAGATTTCTCAGGTAACCGTACGTTGTATTTTCATCAGTCGGGTACTCATTTCGCTTTCTGTACGGTCATTCATCCGCTGCTGTCGCTGCCGGGTGCAGGACAGAGGCTGAATGAACAATGGGTAGCTGAGTTTCTGGCCATTCAGGACAGAGTGGATGCTGCGGACTGTTTCTTAACCGTATATGACTCGGTCGGACAGCTTCCTCCCGCTCACTCCGTCTCCATAACCGGCGGGAATATTGTCTTCTCCCGCTACTTAACAATCCAGGCTCCCCCGAAGCTGCGGCTCGGCTCCAACTGGGAATATGAGGAGGCATTCCGGGAAGTGTTTGGAAGGGCAGTGAAGGATCGGCTCCGTACATACCGCGCGGCGGGGGCTAACCTCAGTGGAGGATTAGATTCCGGATCAGTTGTCAGCTTTGCGGCAGAGGAGCTGCGCCGGCGCGGCCAGCCGCTCCATACGTTCAGTTCGTATCCGGTAGACGGCTTCACCGGCTTCAAGCTCGGCAACCGGGTTGCAGATGAACGCCCTTATATTCAGGAAACGATCGATTATGTGGGGAATATTCAGCCAACCCTGCTTAATTTTCCGGAACGCAACTCCTATAACGATATTGATGACTGGCTGGGCATTATGGAAATGCCCTATAAATTTATCGAGAATTCGTATTGGCTGAAAGGTATTTATGAGCAGGCCCAGCAGCAGGATATCGGTATCCTGCTCAGTGGACAGAGGGGGAACTGGAGTGTTTCCTGGGGGCCGGCGCTGGATTATCAGGCCAAGCTGCTCCGTGAATTCCGCCTGCTCTCCTTCTACCGGGAGCATAAAGGCTATAACCAGTCCATGCAGGCGAACCGCAGGCTGGTTATGAAGATTGTAGGCAGGAAGGCTTTTCCTGAGATACGCGGTCTGTTGTCCCGCAGACAGAGCCAGGAGGAGCTGCCTGAGCTGATTAACCCCGGATTTGCGAAACGTACAGAGGTGTATGAGCGGCTGGAGCGGTTTAATATAGCCGGGGACCCGTCCGCACAGAGCATTTATGATTTCCGCAAAAGACATTTCGAGCAGCCGCACATCTGGAATGTGAACGGTACGGTTGCTACGAAGCTGTCGCTGAAATACCGGGTGTGGGACCGTGACCCGACAAATGACCTGCGTGTGATCAGGTTCTGCCTCTCTGTTCCCGAAGAACAGTATGTCCAGAAAGGCGTAGACCGCTCGCTGATCCGCCGCGCAATGGCCGGGCGCCTGCCGGACAATGTCCGGCTGAACCGCAAGCGGCGCGGGGTACAGGGGGCAGACGGCATTCAGCGGATGCTGCCGGAATGGGGAGCGTTTCTGGGTGAGCTGCGGGAGATGACCCGTGACCCGCAGGCTGCGGTATATCTGAACAGCCCGGGGCTCGCCGGATGCTTGGACCGGCTGGGTAGTGAGCCCGAACCTCATCTGATTTTTAATACAGATTTCCGCCTGCTGGCACGCGGACTTGTCTTTTACAGGTTCCTGAAGCGCCTGTCATGA
- a CDS encoding lasso peptide biosynthesis B2 protein produces MKGIRRLQRLIIQDRAVLALLPEALWRLFLARILLLFPFARTAPQLGLKSQETAAEVKAADVQSIQQITRAIRGGSKLTPWKSTCMVRAVAALNMLEKRGIESTLYMGVARDKQGQMIAHAWLRSGPYYVSGDDAMRGFVVVEKFAKVIQAG; encoded by the coding sequence ATGAAGGGCATCCGGAGGCTGCAGCGGCTGATCATCCAGGACCGGGCTGTCCTGGCCCTTCTTCCCGAAGCGCTGTGGCGCCTGTTTCTGGCGAGAATCCTGCTTCTGTTTCCTTTTGCCAGAACGGCACCGCAGCTTGGCCTGAAATCTCAGGAAACTGCGGCGGAAGTAAAGGCTGCCGATGTGCAGAGCATTCAGCAGATTACCCGGGCGATCCGGGGCGGGAGCAAGCTTACCCCCTGGAAAAGCACCTGCATGGTGCGGGCAGTTGCCGCTCTGAACATGCTCGAAAAGCGCGGAATTGAGAGCACTTTGTACATGGGAGTCGCCAGAGATAAGCAGGGGCAGATGATTGCCCATGCCTGGCTGCGCAGCGGACCGTATTATGTGTCCGGTGATGACGCGATGCGGGGATTTGTTGTGGTCGAGAAATTTGCCAAGGTGATACAAGCCGGGTAA
- a CDS encoding GNAT family N-acetyltransferase — translation MENKANEPVLLSIPDRFESKRLIIRSALWGDGAAVNEAVLESFGELRLWMPWASQLPTIEQSEASIRRSRLEFLERTDLRLLLFHKDTDVLIGSSGLHRIDWQTRKFEIGYWVRTSYGRQGYITEAVRAITDYAVKELQANRIEIRCDSRNVQSARVAERCGFTLEGILRNDKCDVDGLLRDTMIFSRVRGVEY, via the coding sequence ATGGAAAATAAAGCAAATGAACCGGTTCTGTTATCCATTCCGGACCGGTTCGAAAGCAAGCGGCTCATCATCCGTTCGGCGTTATGGGGAGACGGGGCAGCAGTGAATGAAGCTGTGCTAGAGAGTTTCGGGGAATTGCGCCTATGGATGCCCTGGGCCAGTCAACTGCCTACAATTGAGCAGTCGGAAGCCAGCATCCGCAGATCCCGGCTGGAGTTCCTGGAGCGCACCGACCTTAGACTGCTCCTGTTCCATAAGGACACTGACGTTCTTATAGGGAGCAGCGGACTGCACAGGATTGACTGGCAGACCCGGAAATTCGAAATCGGTTATTGGGTCCGCACGTCATACGGCAGACAGGGATATATAACGGAGGCAGTGCGAGCGATAACAGACTATGCGGTAAAAGAGCTGCAGGCGAACCGGATTGAGATCCGCTGTGACTCACGCAACGTGCAAAGCGCACGGGTGGCTGAACGCTGCGGCTTCACACTCGAAGGCATACTCCGCAATGACAAATGCGATGTGGACGGTCTGCTGCGGGATACGATGATTTTTTCCAGGGTACGGGGTGTGGAATATTAG
- a CDS encoding paeninodin family lasso peptide, with translation MKKEYSKPALEVLDVKMTMAGPGLAIADSFQSDPDEIVHHS, from the coding sequence ATGAAAAAGGAATACAGCAAGCCTGCTTTGGAAGTACTCGACGTTAAGATGACTATGGCTGGACCGGGACTGGCAATCGCCGACTCCTTCCAAAGTGATCCGGATGAGATCGTACATCACTCCTAA
- a CDS encoding lasso peptide biosynthesis PqqD family chaperone, whose product MSTANVLSLETVLVQQPGNIASDMDGEKVMLNIKNGKYYNLGEVGGEIWSAIAQPAPVSRIVEVIQQTFDVPAETAERDVLEFVHSLLTEDLVAIDSAS is encoded by the coding sequence ATGAGTACTGCAAATGTGTTGTCCCTTGAAACGGTGCTTGTTCAGCAGCCGGGGAATATCGCCAGCGACATGGACGGCGAGAAGGTGATGCTGAATATCAAGAACGGCAAGTATTACAATCTGGGCGAGGTTGGCGGAGAAATCTGGTCGGCGATAGCACAGCCGGCGCCGGTAAGCCGGATCGTGGAGGTTATTCAGCAGACTTTCGATGTTCCGGCGGAGACAGCAGAGCGGGATGTACTCGAATTTGTACATAGCCTGCTGACCGAGGATCTGGTCGCCATTGATTCTGCATCATGA
- a CDS encoding nucleotidyltransferase family protein, whose protein sequence is MTDRYTLDKGSLSKEISLLLHLLNAGSVDELAEQNPQQFTDIDWKLFIRLTLHHRVFPYLYPKLSRMKTTLIPVHVSERLQQEYRSNTVRMLQLSGEMARIGAELNKLGISSIFLKGPVLAEDLYGDFSLRTSRDLDFMVPIDRLAETEAFLLQQGYEKIEVYESILGDWKWREHHLTFNHPHSKIKLEVHWRLGPGPSAEPDFAELWKNARTSTLLGSDVRYLGREDLFLFLVSHGARHAWSRLRWLLDINKLLLQQPDTQRLLQLLKQYNCEAIAGQTLILAAGLLDTPLDSRLAALTDKPKAQRLAQDAIFYVARMVNLNDPPLEPEVEQHFKAYQPAILTTRNRMLRAAGFLYPYAVDARTLPLPKPLHVLYFPLRPFLWSWRKVTGRAEA, encoded by the coding sequence ATGACTGACCGGTATACCCTTGACAAGGGGAGCTTATCCAAGGAAATATCGCTTCTTCTTCACTTGCTTAACGCAGGCTCTGTTGATGAGCTGGCAGAACAAAATCCGCAGCAATTCACAGATATCGACTGGAAGCTGTTCATCCGGCTCACTCTGCATCATCGTGTATTCCCATACCTGTATCCCAAGCTCAGCCGCATGAAAACCACCCTAATCCCTGTCCATGTCAGCGAACGGCTGCAGCAGGAGTACCGCAGTAACACTGTCCGGATGCTTCAGCTTAGCGGGGAGATGGCCCGGATTGGGGCTGAGCTAAACAAGCTGGGAATCTCTTCGATTTTTCTCAAAGGGCCTGTGCTTGCTGAGGATTTATACGGCGATTTCTCCCTGCGCACCTCGCGCGACCTTGATTTCATGGTGCCCATTGACCGGCTGGCAGAGACAGAGGCATTCCTGCTGCAGCAGGGGTATGAGAAGATCGAGGTGTATGAGAGTATTCTGGGGGACTGGAAATGGCGGGAGCATCACTTAACCTTCAATCATCCGCATAGCAAAATAAAGCTGGAGGTCCACTGGCGGTTGGGCCCCGGCCCTTCCGCCGAGCCGGATTTTGCGGAGCTGTGGAAGAATGCGCGGACAAGTACGCTGCTCGGATCAGATGTACGTTATCTGGGCCGCGAGGACTTGTTCCTCTTCCTGGTCTCGCATGGTGCGCGCCATGCCTGGTCCCGGCTGAGATGGCTGCTCGATATCAACAAGCTGCTGCTCCAGCAGCCTGACACCCAGCGACTGCTCCAGCTGCTGAAGCAGTATAACTGTGAAGCGATTGCCGGCCAGACGCTCATTCTGGCTGCTGGCCTGCTCGATACTCCGCTCGATTCCAGGCTGGCAGCCTTGACCGACAAGCCTAAGGCGCAGCGACTGGCGCAAGATGCTATCTTTTATGTAGCACGGATGGTCAATTTGAATGACCCTCCGCTGGAGCCGGAAGTTGAGCAGCACTTTAAGGCATACCAGCCGGCGATTCTGACTACCCGGAACCGTATGCTGCGGGCAGCAGGCTTCCTGTATCCCTATGCAGTAGATGCCCGGACGCTGCCGCTGCCGAAGCCGCTGCATGTGCTGTATTTTCCGCTGCGTCCGTTCCTCTGGAGCTGGCGTAAGGTGACTGGCCGGGCGGAAGCGTGA